The nucleotide window ACGCCCAGGCCGCCTCTGAAATCTTTCACTAACAAGGAGTTCCCATGAAGGGTAACATTCTCAACTTCACTGCAGAAAATGCAGTCCCCGCCTTCCGCTTTGCCACTGTAGGCTCTGCGGATGGTAACGTAAAACTTGCTGCAGCCGGTAATGCCGTTATTGGCGTATCTACCGATGTCGATACCGATGTAGGCCATCCTTGCGATGTGCAGCTCGACGGCATTGCCCGCGTCGAAGCAGGCGGCGCTGTTACTTACGGCGGCATGATTGGTGCTGGCGAAAACGGCAAGGCAGTTGCTGTTGCATCCGGCGAAGCTATCGGCATGGCTCTTGATAGCGGTGTCGCTGGTGACGTAATCCGCGTACTCATCGTGCGTTCCTATGTGGCCCCGGCTGCTTCCCAGGAAACTTAAACCAAAGGACAAAAAAACATGAAGAAGATGACTAAAATCGCTCTCGTGCTTATTTCTCTTGTGTGTGCCGTTTGCGCTTTTGCTGGCACCGACACACTTACCGCCTGCGGCGTTCCGCAGATCGTTTGCGACCTCTTTGGCGCATCTTCCGGTGCCTTGACCGCTGGTACCATGCTGTTCCCTGTTACTGAACAGCAGACCGGTATCGTCATTGCCTACCAGAACAAGAAGATGATCGCCGATGAAGTGATGCCTATTGACAAACTCGAAGGCAAGGAGCTTTCCTTCAAGTATTTCAAGCGAACCCTTGGTGATGCCTTTACCGTGCCCGATACCAAGGTGGGCCGTGCATCTGAACCGAACCTTATCCACCTATCCGGTGAAGAAGTTGCCGACTTCGTTGTTGCCCATGGTCTTGAAGACTTGATTCCCAAGGAAGACCTGGAACGCGTTGTCGATATGTCCCGTTATTCCAACACTCGCCTTGAATACATGATGAATCTCTTGCTTCTTGGCCGTGAAAAGGAAGTTGCCGATATTGTGCAGAATGCCAGCAATTACGGCACCGGCTGTAGCCATACCTACGAAAATGCCGAAGGTATGGGCGCTACTGGCTTCGATATCGTGGCAACCATCATGGAATACCTTGAAAAGCCGTTTGCCCGCCCGAACATCCTTGGTATGGGTGCAGCTGCTTATCACAAGCTCCGCATGGACCCGAATGTGCTCAAGGCTATCTACCCGACCAGCAACGGTTCCGGCGTGGCTACCCGTCAGCAGCTCTGCGAACTCTTCGAAGTGGATAAGATCATCGTTGGCGAAAGCCGCGTGAACACCACCAAGAATTCCAAGACTCCGACCCTTGAACGCTGCTGGGGTTCCAACATCTGGGGTCATTACCAGGAACCGCTTTCCAGCCTCAAGGAAGGTATTGCCTGGGGTATTACCGCCCAGGTTGGCGACCGCATTGTCGAAGTCATCGACAAGCCTGAAAAGGGCCTTAAGGGTAGCGAACTGGTCAAGGTTGGCTTCTACCAGAAGCCGGTCGTAACCGCAAAGGATGCAGGCTTCCTGCTCAAGAACGTGGTCAAGACTGCCTAAGGGTAAAAAATGAACTATTGCACGCTAGAGGACATTAGGGGCCATGTGCCGGATGCTCGTTTGGTAGAAGTGACGGATGACCTCACACCAAACGCCGATGGGGAAATCAAGCAGGATATCGTGGGAAAGGCCATCGAGGAAAGTTCCACCCTGATTGATGCCTACATTGGAAAACGCTACAGGCTTCCACTTCCTAGTGTCCCTAGCGTGCTCCGTTCTGTTTGCGTTGACTTGAGTATCTACAATCTCTACGAAAGAATTACGGAAATGAACATTTCCGAAGGGATGAAGCTCAGGTATAACAATGCTATCGCTCTGTTGAAGCGAATTGCCGATGGCGAAGCATCCATTGGCCTGGAAGATGGTAATAAGGCTGAAGAAGCCGGATTTAAGGTTATGGGTACCAATACGCCCGCCATGTTTACTCTTGAATCCATGAGTTCCTTATGACCAATTCCGATATCGAAATAAAGATTCTTGAACTTTTTTGTTCTGACAAGACGGGTCCTTTCAAGGCTGTAGATGTTCAAAGGATTCTGCCCGCTCTTGTGCGCCCTGGCATGGCTGTAGCCGTCATGTCCGGCGAATACGAGGTTCCGGATAATTCCGGGATCATCAAGGAGACTGCAAAGGTTGTCGTTTCCGTTGTTGTCAAGAATGTGGCTACCGAAAGCGAACGCAGAAAGACTATGCACCCTGCGGTAAGCTATGTGGTGCGAAAGCTGCACAATAACGACCTTGGCCTGGACATTGAACCTCTTGAAGCCAAAGGCTGGCGTGAGGTTACCGATGAAAATTACTTGTCCGAAGGCGTGATGGTGTGCGAAATTGACTTTAGAACGAGCATCGATGTTCATACCGAAGAATCCGAAAAGGAATATCGCGTGCTTGAATCCATCATGAGCAGCTTCACGGAAGGTGAAGAAACTGTTCTTGAAGGTGAAGTGGATTTTAACAAAATGGGGTAAACCATGACGATCAAAACCAATATCCCGGAAACCAAGATTCCGGGTTCCTACACCGAGTACAACTACTACGCAGGCCCTAACGGCCTCCCGGCAAACGTCCAGAAGATTCTTCTGATTGGTGACGTGTCGGAAGAAGGCTCGCTCGAAGCGAACAAGCCTACTGCAGTATATACTGAGGTGGAAGCCTTGAACCTTGCCGGTGCAGGCTCCGTGCTGCATCAGATGTACCAGGCGGCAAAGAATGCCTGGAAGTATGCCCAGATTACCCTGCTTCGCCATAGCGCGGTTGCTGGCAGCAAGGCCCTCTGGAAGATTGCCGTCGAAAATCCTGAAGGCAAGGACGGTGCAACCGCTGCAGGTTCTGTAAGCGTTTTCTACAACAAGAGCCGCGTCTCTGTGGGTGTCGCCGTTGGTGATTCTGCAGAAACTGTCGCCGCAAACCTCGTTCTTGCCGTGAATGCTGACACTTCCGCGCCGTTTGTCGCGTCTGCTGACGAAGGCGAAGTCACCCTTACCGCCAAGAGCAACGGTGCCTACATTTCTGCCGCGAAGGGTGGTGTGAAGGTTTCCGTTTCCACCAAGGGTACAGACATTGCCGTTGGTGAACCTGACCTTACCGCTGGCGTTGGCGAAGTGGATATCAAGTCTGCTCTCAAGGCAGCTTTCCCGGAACGCTACCACCTTATTGCCTTGCCTGTGTGCGATGCCGATAACTTGACCCTGCTCAAGGATCATCTTATGGATGCAGCCGCCCCGCTTGAACAGCGTGGCCAGCGCGGTATTGCCGCCGTCGTGGTGGACGGTGTGAATGCCGCCACCTCCATTGCGAAGGCCAAGAACTGTGAACGCCTCCATATTGCAGCCGTGAAGAACTCCATTCCGTCTGCCGCCTGGGAAATTTCTGCTGCTCTTGCCGCTGTATTTGCAAGCAACTCCCAGCCGAATGTTCCCATGAACGATGCTCCTATTTCCGGTCTTGGCATCCCTGATACCAATGACAAGTGGAGCGGCGAAGAACAGGACGGTCTTTTGAACGGTGGTGTGATTCCCCTGATCGAAGAAGAAAGCACCCTCTGCATCGTGCGTGCTGTGACCACTTGCAGCATGAAGAATGGTGTCCGATTTGAAAAGCTGGTCGATACTGGCGTTATCGCGACTCTTGACTACTTCCGTGATTCCATCCTTGCAATGCACAAGATCAAGTACAAGAACCAGGTTATCCACGAACTTCTCCCGGATGCCCTCAACGAAGACAATATCGCGACCGCTCGCCAGCTTGAAAAGGCTCAGCTGCTCCGCTTTATTGATCGTTACGAATCTGCTTTCCGTGTGGAAGAATCTACCGACATTCCGGGCCGTCTGATCTGCCAGATTCCTGCCCCTGTCGTTCCTGGTCTCAACCAGATTTACTCCACCATTGACCTTTATCTCAACTAGGAGCTGATATATGGCTAAAATCTCCCATTGCACCGTTCTTGTCAACGGCAAAAAGTACACCGGCATTTCGAAATTCAAGGAAAAGGAAGTCGAATTTAAGGCAGAAGTCGATACCATGGATGGGACTTCCGTGGTTGATATTCCGAGGAAGCACGGCTTTGAAATGACCTACATTCCGGATAAGGGTGCCGACCTTGACGTGTTTTCTGCCGAATTTGACGGAAACGCAACCGTCATCGTTCAGTATACTGGCGGCAAGAAGGTGACTTATACCGGGTGTAGCCTTTTGAAGGAAACTCCGAATGAACTTGACGGCAAGACCGCCAAGGAATATGCCCTTGACTTCCACGCCGAAGATCGTAAGGACAGCTGATGAACGAATTTGTGAAGAACATTCGCGAAGCTTCCGACGAAAGCGCCGATGAAATCATTGAGCAGATCAAGGCGTCCCATAAGGTGAGCCGTGTCATTGGGTGGCCGGGTCATGAGGATATCAAGGTCGAAATGCGTCTCTTGAACATGTCTGAATGCCGCCAGGCCAAAATTGACAATCAGCTGGAGTTCAAGAAGGCTGGCATTGAACTTTCTGTCGCCAACCTTGCCGATTATAGGGAAGGGGAAGTAGTCCATGGCTTGTGGCGCGCTTGCTACAATCCTGCTACAGGTGAAAGGATTTTCCGTAATGCAGAAGACTTGCGTAAATCTTGCACCCCCGAAGAATTGCTGTACCTCTCTGGAGAGTTCAATGGTTTTGTTGAGGAACAGGACCCGAATATCAACAAGTTGAGCGATGAAGACTTTGAATCTTTGAAGGAACTGCTAAAAAAAACGCCGGACCAGATTCAATTGAAAGTCACAAACTTGCCTTTAGCCTGGAGGCTTCTGCATACTTTGGTTGCCCAGCAACCCAAATAACCGATGCCCAGTGGCTCCTGGTCTTTGCGCTTAAGGGGCTTCTGGGCAAATCTACCACACCTAAGGACGACGGGGACTTCGCCATTGTCGACAACAAGTGAACTTACACTAAGGATTGGGGCAGACCCAGCCAAGCTTCAGAATGGCCTTTCCAGGTCAACTAAGGCTGTGGATAATTTTGCCACAAGGGCCAAGGCGAGCATTAGCAGGCTTGGCGGTGCAATAAACGGTGTTGCCGACAAGCTGGTGACCCCGTTCAATTCGCTCCTGCTTGGTGGTGGTATCGGTATGGCCATGAAGAACGTGGGAGACCTTTCTCAGTCCCTCATGTACTATGGAATGGCAGCGAAAAAGAGCGACGCGGACACAAGGGCGTTCCGCGAATCGCTTCACAATATGGCCGTGCAGACTGGTGTTGACGCAAACACCATTCTCGCGGGCGTTTCTCGCATCGGTGAAATTACCGGTGATTTTGACTTTTCTGAACAAATGGGAGCAACCCTGGCAAAGGCGGCTAAGGCTTCTGGCGCTTCTGTTGAAGAACTTGCAAGTGTTGCTTCATCCATGAAGGTTTCTATGGGTTGGGGCGCGGAACAGATTTCACAGGCGTTCAATTCCCTCATTATCCAGGGTGACCAAGGTTCATATACCCTTCAAAAGTTTGCTGGAGAAGGTAAGGCCTTGCTCGCCGCCTCTTCTTCTTTTGGCATTAAGTCTGCTGATCAGTTTGCAAATTTTGGCGCATACCTTCAGGTAATGAACGCCCAGATCAAGAGCGAAGCTGAACTTACTACATCGGTTTCTTCCCTGTTTAGCGAACTGATTGCCAAGGCTAAAGACCTTAAAAAGATCGGCGTAAAGGTTTTCGACAAGAATGGCGAACTGAACGATTTTGATGTGATCATGCACCAGCTCATGGAAAAGACCGATGGAAACATCAAAAAACTCGGTCCGATGTTTGGTGCGTCATCTATCAAGGCTTTGCAGCCTGTTATGGCTGAATACAAAAATGGTTGGAAAACTCTTGATGCCATTACTAAAAGTGGCCAGGAAGGAATGACCAATACAAGCGCCCTTGATGAACGCTTCAAGAAGACTGCAAACGATTTTAATACGAATGTCGAAAAGATGAAGGCCGTGGCTGTACAGTTTGCCGATGTCAACCTTGCAGGCCCTGTCCAGAAGCTTTCCGATGTGCTTAAATACCTATCTGATCATCAGGGTTTGGTAACGGCTGGATTCAAGGCCATGACCGTTGCAGCCCTCGCTCTTGGTG belongs to Fibrobacter sp. UWR4 and includes:
- a CDS encoding gp436 family protein, with translation MNYCTLEDIRGHVPDARLVEVTDDLTPNADGEIKQDIVGKAIEESSTLIDAYIGKRYRLPLPSVPSVLRSVCVDLSIYNLYERITEMNISEGMKLRYNNAIALLKRIADGEASIGLEDGNKAEEAGFKVMGTNTPAMFTLESMSSL
- a CDS encoding phage tail sheath subtilisin-like domain-containing protein — protein: MTIKTNIPETKIPGSYTEYNYYAGPNGLPANVQKILLIGDVSEEGSLEANKPTAVYTEVEALNLAGAGSVLHQMYQAAKNAWKYAQITLLRHSAVAGSKALWKIAVENPEGKDGATAAGSVSVFYNKSRVSVGVAVGDSAETVAANLVLAVNADTSAPFVASADEGEVTLTAKSNGAYISAAKGGVKVSVSTKGTDIAVGEPDLTAGVGEVDIKSALKAAFPERYHLIALPVCDADNLTLLKDHLMDAAAPLEQRGQRGIAAVVVDGVNAATSIAKAKNCERLHIAAVKNSIPSAAWEISAALAAVFASNSQPNVPMNDAPISGLGIPDTNDKWSGEEQDGLLNGGVIPLIEEESTLCIVRAVTTCSMKNGVRFEKLVDTGVIATLDYFRDSILAMHKIKYKNQVIHELLPDALNEDNIATARQLEKAQLLRFIDRYESAFRVEESTDIPGRLICQIPAPVVPGLNQIYSTIDLYLN
- a CDS encoding phage tail tape measure protein is translated as MSTTSELTLRIGADPAKLQNGLSRSTKAVDNFATRAKASISRLGGAINGVADKLVTPFNSLLLGGGIGMAMKNVGDLSQSLMYYGMAAKKSDADTRAFRESLHNMAVQTGVDANTILAGVSRIGEITGDFDFSEQMGATLAKAAKASGASVEELASVASSMKVSMGWGAEQISQAFNSLIIQGDQGSYTLQKFAGEGKALLAASSSFGIKSADQFANFGAYLQVMNAQIKSEAELTTSVSSLFSELIAKAKDLKKIGVKVFDKNGELNDFDVIMHQLMEKTDGNIKKLGPMFGASSIKALQPVMAEYKNGWKTLDAITKSGQEGMTNTSALDERFKKTANDFNTNVEKMKAVAVQFADVNLAGPVQKLSDVLKYLSDHQGLVTAGFKAMTVAALALGAVKLGGLVNQVRAFGAEMKGLWTGKGTKGGSDAVGGAVSAAAVQKVFVVNMGQGGMGNPNYYMDDDDVPARNAANTKQVVANTREQGRFGRALSGARSGLNKLGGSALGMGALTAATGWAVGKIYEFGDACVELYNTNKEMKAKRDEIQAQGNKTIEDKYGYEAAYWAKQKDIAFNAMQDELNSLFYVNEAKVNRLQKEMDAASEKMKEAVKKNKERKETVVDNKTYMEMLAPKIELPPQNQSFNINIIGGEKAVVETSGKGVKPPTVKVKNTPSLGK